The following is a genomic window from Methanobacterium aggregans.
CGATGCAACAGGAACCCTAAGTATCTCCAACTACGCTGGAGAAGTTTCAGATGAGGACCTGCACAAAGCCACCCTTGTGACACAGGCCATGAGGTTCAGCAGAGTTCTAACAACTGAAGAATGGGTTGAAAACCTGTTTAAATGAGATAAAATATTAAAATAGTAACTCTTTGAGGAATTATAATGGAAATAACTTACATCGAAGGTAATTAGAATGACCTGGACCTGATACAACCCCTGTGGGAGAAGCTGAGGCAGCACCATCAAAATAAATCCGAAAACTTTCAGGAACACTATCAGGATTTTAGTTTCCAGGAGAGGAAGGAAGATCTGCTTAAAAAATCTGCAGTTGGTTCTTTAAGGGTTGACTTTGCAAAAGATGTTTCTGAAGATCGTGTTGTTGGTTACTGTGTGAGCTCGTTATCCCCTGAACTTGAGGGAGAGATTGATTCTATCTACGTTGATGAAGCGTGGAGATCAGAAGGTGTAGGTGGCACCTTAATGGAAAGGGCGTTGAACTGGATGGATGAGAACCACGTTAAGAAGCGCAGGATCCTTGTGGCCAATGGTAACGAAAAAGCCCTGGAGTTTTACGCGAGATACGGATTTTACCACAGGGCAACTGTTCTGGAGCAAAGAACCTATTAAAACAAGTTATTTTTTTTAATCAATTTATTTAAATCAAAGTATTAACTTAAAAAATTAAAAAACAAGAATTGAAAAAAATAATAAGTTTTCAATAAAAAAAAAGGGAAGGAATTTATCCCTGAAGGGAATTATACCCTGATCTTCCCATCCCTCATCTCAATGATCTCATCTGCATATTCAGCAGATTCCAGGTTGTGGGTTACAACCACGATGGTGACACCATCCTTACGGTTCAGATCCTGGAGTATCTGCATTATTGCATTGGCGTTCTTGCTGTCAAGCTCTCCAGTTGGTTCATCTGCAAAAACTATAGATGGATCGTTGATAAGAGCCCTGGCTATTGCAACACGCTGCTGCTCACCACCTGAAAGCTGGCTTGGAAGTTTGTTGTACTTACCCTCCAGCCCCATCCTATCGATGAGCTCCACAGCCTTCGACTCGTCCTCCTTGATCATTGGGAGCATAACGTTCTCAAGGACCGTGAGCTGATGCATCAGGTTGAACCTCTGGAAAACAAAGCCTATCTCATTTCTACGCATCTGGGCCTGTTTTTTTGAGGAAAATTTACCTGGTTCCTTTCCATTGATGAGGAAAGTGCCCCTAGTAGGGGTGTCCAGTATTCCTGCAACATGGAGGAAGGTTGATTTTCCAGACCCTGATGGCCCCATCACTGCAGTGAAAGATCCAGTTCTCAGGGCTAAATTCAATCCTGCAAGGGCGTTTACTTCTTCGTCACCCATTTTATATGTTTTCCAGACATCTTT
Proteins encoded in this region:
- a CDS encoding GNAT family N-acetyltransferase encodes the protein MRQHHQNKSENFQEHYQDFSFQERKEDLLKKSAVGSLRVDFAKDVSEDRVVGYCVSSLSPELEGEIDSIYVDEAWRSEGVGGTLMERALNWMDENHVKKRRILVANGNEKALEFYARYGFYHRATVLEQRTY
- a CDS encoding ABC transporter ATP-binding protein; translation: MSNHVIEFKDVWKTYKMGDEEVNALAGLNLALRTGSFTAVMGPSGSGKSTFLHVAGILDTPTRGTFLINGKEPGKFSSKKQAQMRRNEIGFVFQRFNLMHQLTVLENVMLPMIKEDESKAVELIDRMGLEGKYNKLPSQLSGGEQQRVAIARALINDPSIVFADEPTGELDSKNANAIMQILQDLNRKDGVTIVVVTHNLESAEYADEIIEMRDGKIRV